Within the Mucilaginibacter sp. CSA2-8R genome, the region GTTTGTCCTCAAAAGCATAGCTGGAAATGTAATTTTTCAATTTGGCCATTGCCTTTTTACATAGCATTATCGACGCACGATATTGTTCTTCTGTGGTATGGACGTTCAGGGGCACTTCATTCAGCTCCCTGTCGAGGGCACCGAATAGGCGTTCAGCAAATACTTTCATGATCCTAGTTTGGGAAAAACATCTTATTGAGCCGGTCGATCATTCGCTGCAGCAGATCTTTGATGGCCGCAGCCGTGAACTGGTCAGTTGCATAATACAATTTATTCATACTACCGTACGAGATCCTTTCCTGGTACTTGCTGCGGAAATGCCGGGTAAAGAACTTCAGGAGGGATGCGATATTCTTGACGGCAAAAACATCTTCCTCGTAGAGTAACCGAAGTAATAGCGCCAGTTGCGCTACGGTAAGCTTAAGTTCGGTCTTGATATACCGGTCCGGCTCATCATCGTTCTTTGAGATGGTATCCGTACGCTTGAACTGTTCCAGCCAGTTGCCGATCAGCTCATCTACTGAGGCCAGTGAAGGATCGTAGCGCATATCCCTGCGTACCGGCAATGAATGAATGATCAATGATTGCTGCTGCAACGCCGCATGTCTTCCGGCCTTATCTGCCTGCACGGTGTTTTGAACGATGCGCTGTTCATACCAGTAACAGAAAACGCCGTAATTGAAATTCAGCTGGAACAAAGCTTCGATAATACTGTAGGTCAGATCCCGGTCGTCGTTGAAGCCGATCGTGACCTCCATCATCTCGAACCATTGATACAGGTATTCCACATGTCCATAGATCATTTTTTTGGAAAGCGTAGAACTGATCAACGTCCCGAGGAAGTCAAGCAAGAGCGTCTTCAGTCCCGGTTCCAGTTCGACCTGCTGCAAGGCCGCGCTCATCCGGTCGGCATCATCCGAGAGTTTAGCGCGGATCTTAGCGGTCATGGCATCCGGGATCTTTCCCTGCTCATCCATATATCGGGAAAAATGATGAATCTGAAAATGCCCTAACGCTAACAATACATCCAGCACAGCAAGCTCATATTCATGTTCCTGTAGGTTGGCCGTATCCACGGTTCGGTAGAGACCGTCTGAAAGTTCCAGGAGCAAACGCTGCTGATAAGAGGTGTAGCGCTTGATGATATGGTCTTTCGCCTGGTCACCCAGGCGGGAAAGCCAGACCCTTTTGATCCGTTCCACCTCTTCAGAGATCTTTCTCAAAAGATCCGGGCCTACGGGAGACTCCGCTATTAACAAGCGCAACGTTTTAAGTTCATCGTTAATGATCATGATCGTAGCTGCTATTCTACCTGTTCTTTTGAGGTGATCCCGGGGAATGGAAATGAGTGCTGCCGCTGACGGTGGTCAGCACGGTGATCGTCGTATTGGTCGGATCGGTCTCAAAAGCAGATGCCGCCTGACCATGGCCTGCCGCATGTCCGTAGCGGTAGATACGTTGTGTTCTCTTTTTTAAGAATTTCGCTGATAACTTGTTCATAATTTAATATTTAGCTAACTTTTAGCTTAAATTACCAGTACAAAGAAGGTACAGAGAATCTGTTACATGAACGACGGGATCACCGGTAAACACAACCGCTTATGATGTTCAACTTACCTAAATCGGATCAGGATAGGTCCTCTCTGTTGTTCATACACATGGGAGGCTGGTTGCTCTTTATCGCTTATGAAGTAGGTTTCATCAGTTTGTCTACCCAAACGCAACTGGCATTGAAAGAGCTGGTCGTTTACTATGCTTTGAATATCACTTTATTCTATGTCCATGCGCTATTGATCATGCCAACGGGCATAGCAAGCAGGAGGCCTTATCTGTGGTTACCTATGCTGATCCTGGCGGAACTTCTGATCTACCTGCTGATCAAGAATCAACTCGACCGCTGGCTTTCGGAACCATCCATCACTGACCGGAGTTCTTACCTGGCCATCAAGCGTTTTCTGGTCTATAATACTTTCAGGGGAATTTATATCTCGGGAATAGCCACATTGTATTGGGCGATCCGCAGGATGATCCGATTTATCCGGATCGCTCATATCAGCGAGACGGAAAAACTCAAAGTGCTCAAAGACAAAGCAGAACTCGAACGCGATCTCATCGAAGCACAGAACGCACATTTACGATTACAGATCAACCCGCACTTCCTTTTCAACACCTTGAACTTCATACATAACACTTATTACAAGACCGCCAGAGAGGCGTCGGAGTGTATCGTACTCCTGGCGGAGATACTTCGCTTTGCACTGGAAGATCAGGATAAGGACGGTAAGATCCTGGTCAGCCATGAAGCAGAACAGATCGTCAATTTTATCGAACTCAACCAGGTACGGTATGACCATACGTTGAACCTGCGGTTCACCACCGATGGTGATCTTCGCCGTAACCGCCTGATCCCGCTCATCCTGCTTACGCTGACCGAGAACGTATTCAAGCATGCTTACCTGAAAGACCAGCAACATCCCGCCACGATCCACCTTTCTATAGACGCTGATCATACGCTGCATTTCCGGACCTGGAATATCAAACGTCAGCAAAGTGCGGTCAAGCGCCTGCGCTCGCTGGGCATTGACAATGTCATCAAGCGGCTTGATCATTATTATCCCGACCAATACCAACTAACCATAAATAACCGAGAAGATACTTATGAATTACACTTGACCGTACACTTATGCTAAGATGCTATATCATTGATGATGAATACCACTCTGTTGAAATATTGATCAGTTACATTGCGCAAACGCCGGGGCTGGAACTGGCAGGGTATGCGACTAATCCGCTGACCGCGCTGAACGACATTACCGGCGTGCACCCGCCGGACGTGACCTTCCTGGACGTCGAGATGCCTGAACTTTCGGGGATGGAAGTGGCCGGTTTGGTAAAGCCTTACACCACGGTGATCTTTACTACTTCCTTCCGTGAATTCGCCGTGGAGGCGTTCGAGAAAGAGGCATTCGATTTCTTGCCGAAACCGATCAGCTATGCGCGTTTCCGGCAATCAATAAGCCGGATCCAACGGGATCAAGAAAAAAAGATCACCTCGCAGCAGCGAGAGTTCTTTTTTGTAAAGTCAGATGTCCGGGGAAAGATGGTCAAGGTCGCGATCAAGGATATCATCTATGTGGAAGGTGCCCAGAACTACATCAAGATACACCTGACCACGGGGAACATGATGCCTTACCTGACGATCAATGAGATCGAGGAATACTTACCCTCAACACAATTTGCCAGGATCCATCAGTCTTTTATCGTAAATAACGAATTCGTCAAGGCTGTAGAACCAGGCCGTGTGATTTTGATCAATGATCATTCCCTGAACATCGGCCGATACTATAAAGATGCTTATCTGAAGAAGATCAAAGGCGATCTGCTCATCTCCAGACGTAAGTACTAAGCGGAACGGCCCCTTGCTAACCTGGAAAGCGAATGTTTGTACAAGCAATGGTAGACCACCAATTCCTGACGCCGCTGGTCATCTACAAATAAACGGTTCAGGTGCATATGTATTAGATCAGCGATCAGGCCTATCCGACGTTCGTGTCCAAAGCGCCTGATCTTTTTGCTGAACCGACGTGCACCATTTGTCAGCTTTTGTTGTTCTTGAAGCAATCCAAGTTTCGCGTAGTGATCAGGCGACGACAAGACCTGCGTTATGTCCGTTCTCAGGTCCCGGTATTTACGGTCCAGGTCTATACGAAGTGATCTCTGGCCGGAAAACTCCGACTGAAAGGTCAACGACATCTGTTCACAAAAGCCGACCCTATCTTTCAGGTCGGGGAGAAATATTTCAAGCAAGTTTTCCACGCTGGAGAAAGCTAAGCTGTGATAACTGACCTCCGTGCGTTTTTGTTGCAACTGGTAAATGTACTTTAAGATCAGCGCACTGCTCAAGCCGGAAAAAACTTCGACCTCATTTATCATATCGGCACCATACCGCTCCAGTTCCCGTCTATAGGTATCTGCCTGGTATTCGCGTATCAGGTGTTGTCCTACGTCTCCGGCAAGAGCTTTTTGGAAGAGGGTCAATACCCGACCCAGGTTACCTTCGTCAACTTTAATGCGGAGACGGATATGATACTGGCTATCCCGGTATCGTACAAAGAACCAGTTGGTCGGTCGATCCGCATTGACCTTCTTCAATAGAGGGGATATCTTTTGGGCGAGCAGATCATTAGCTAAGGACGGCTGACAATAAAGCTTCAGATACAACCACTTACTGCCCAGCAAATAGTTGCGAACGACAAGCTGTCTGCTGGCTTCCGAAGGCGTTCGAACTGTATGATAAATTTGATCGGAACGGTATAAAAAAGCGACGAACTGATCCACCAGACCTTTACCATCTGCACTTACGACCGGTTTTACCGGCAGAAAGAACTCTTGTATGACCGCCGACGTGGAACCTTTCAAACAGTCTCGTAAGAATAAGACGTCCTCGCTTCGGTCGAGATGAAAGACCAGATACTGGTCATGCCGCTTTAACGAGATCACGGCTGGCCAATGCCATTCCTGCCGATAACGATCGAACAATAACAATGTCGCATCTTTTGGGCCGGTGGTGAGTTGCCGGATATCATCAGCGGATAGTGACCAGGTGGCCCGATATAATATCGTATCGCCGAATATTACCCGTGGATAATGACCCATCCCCGGAAAGTATCGCGCCATGTCCAGATCAAAGTTACTGTGAAGGCCCTGATACTGTAGGTCGCAGAGCAATTGAAACGGTGCGAACTCATTGCGGTTATAGTTGTAAGCCGAAGATAATCTCGGTATGATCTGCCGGCCCAGGCGTCTGGATTCCAGCACCAAGCGGCCATTCACGACCGAAAGCAACAGGTCAGAAAGCGGCAGTTGATTTTCCTGCGGCAGAACCGAAGGAGCATTGATAAGTATCTCGTACGGATAGACCGGCAAGCGACGGTTGATATTATCAGCATGCGTATCGGACAATTGTCCTAACTCCGCAAAGATCATCTCAGGGTTCGACTTCTGCTCCAGGGCAGCTGTTTCCTGAGCGATCTGATGCACCTCCGGGCTCCATAGGGTAAAGCGTCCGATCAGTGCGGTGGCAGAAATGCCGCCGGCACTTTCGATATAGAGATGGTCATCTAAGACCCTGAACATCACCGATATTGAGGCGGGCGTAGGGAGTGTGTCACTGAGTCCTTCATTCAGTTCCGCGATATCATCGGGTGTGATGCAGATGATACGATCACCGTCCTTCAAAGCATTCCACTTTCGAAGCAACAGCCGGTGTGCCGCCGTCCATTGGAGGGTGACCGGGCCAGTTGCAGAACGTTCAAAAACGATCTCATTGAGCAGTTCATCACCGATCAGTTGTACACCCGAAGCGGTATAATTGATCCCGGACTCCGGGTCAAGGGCGATCAGTAACGGCACCTTGCGGCGCTCATAACGGGCCTCGAACTGCCGAATAAAATCGTTCAGTCTTTCCGGGCTTGAAGGGAGACTTAATACGCGAAGCGCTTCCAGGGAAGCTTTGATCTGGTCCTGGTATTGGTGATCAAGGCTGCCGCTGATCACCCGCCGCTCCAAACCTGCATAAAAATAATTTTTATAGGAGATATCGCTATTCAGTAATTTTTGAAGTTCCTGATTCAGATCCTGCAAGCGATTAAAATCAACAATGGTCAGATCCTTCATTCTTTCTATTAGATCCTTCAAATTGGACCTCAAAGGCGACCGGGCAAGTGTATTGTTATCAAGTAGTGAGGTCAGATGATCCGGACCGACCAGGTAGGGCCGCTCTAAGTTGACCAAGATCTGTGCATCGGTCAAGAAGCTCAAATACTCTTGTGCCATAGCCAGATCACACTGAATTGTGTCGGTGATCAGCTTGATGATCGCGGAACCTTCAGGACTGATTTGAACACAAAGTTCAATAACCCGATCGACCAGCTTATCTACTTGAAACGAGTCCAGCTCAAAGAGTAACTTACTACTTCCGGAAACCTGTCTGGTTGTCAAAAAACGGTATTCCTTGCCCATCTTGTACAAGGTCGGATTTACACTGAATCGCTGGTCGTCAACTGATCGCTCCTGCAGCAACTTCGCGCCCAGTTGTAAAGCGACCTGCTGGTCTAAATTCAGATGCAGTTGCGCTTGTTCTAAGCTTACTAATTCGATCGACTTATCTTTACCCCATGAACCCACTGAGAAGGATGCGAAAGCGCCAAACGGTGTTGGCCTAAAGGTTAACCTATTGATATATTTATTATAACTCAGTAATTCTTTTGGAGATGTTGTATCGATTGGCTGGTCACTTCGTAAAGTAAAAAATATTGGATTTGCCAATGCGAATGCTACTAGCAAATGAGAATCGTGCTTCCGAGATATATCCGTTGACAGTTTATACCCTTTGTAATCATGAGTTGGGGTTCTGATGAATATTTTTGGATAAACATTGTATTGATACATCGTCTACTTTGTTTCTTTTACATGATTTGTTTTGACTTATAGAGGAAGGTGTTTTTCTTGACAGGGTGCGCGGTAATAAGTACTTGCGTATTAAGACGCTTTAATGCATTTGAGATTGAAGTGCCTTTGTAATGCCAACCGAGAGATTCGAAATAGGCTCTGACTTCTCTTATCTCTCTCGGAGACTGAAAAAAATCACTTGACAAAAGCTTATGCTTGATAGCATATACGATCTCTGGAGCTTGGTCGAAAAAATATGACTGAACGTCTTTATTGAATTTATGCTTTTCAAGGAGTTCTTCTCTTAAATTTTTGTTAGGCTTAAATGTTTCATTAGCTAATTTGGTCAATGTGAAGTTTGTGAATTTGAGGATGTTATCTAATAGATTTAGGTTGTATCCATTTTTCCCACTTTCGACATTCACTAAACTTGCTTTCGATATCCCGGTTGCCAATGAGAATTTCAGCAAAGAAAAACCCAACGATAATCTAATAGCTTTTACATTCCTTCCTATAATTGTCCTTGAAACTTCTTTCATGGACAAATAGAAAAATGCATATCATTTCTATTTGACTACGAAAAATATACTAATGAGATAATTTTTATTATATTTGATTTTGTAACAAGGTATTAATAAGAGTCTTGCGGTCGCATATTCTGACGCCGTGACGTGAGACAGCAGTTGATACCCATGTCTATGTGTAGATATACATATATTTGTATGTCGAGATAGATGTGGGGGCTGCTGTAATTCCATGTCATGTAAGGCGTCAGAAACTTTATTGCGACCATGGTTTGCCGCCCTCACATTTATTAATCTAGCAAACCACCCAAGACTCGTATTTCATACGAGCATGAAACCAGTTGATTTCCATCTTCCAGTACTTGTTGATCGCCAGCGATGGTTAGAGATCGTTCATGCTTATTATTTTCCCTTTCTCTGTTCCAAATTCTTCTATCGTAATCTTTTTAAGGCACCCGAGTGACCTCACTAGAACGGCAACTCTAATCAGTTAATAGTTCACCGCTGAGTTGCCGTTTTTAACTGATCAAATTCTCACTCAACGCTACTCACACATGAAAAAAACTATATTGATTATAGCCATGGCCGCGCTTTGCCTAAATTTTGAGTCCTCAGCTCAACAATCAAAAGCGCCTACTTATAAGATAGGTGACCGCATACCAGATATCACGATCAAAAATGTCCTCAACGCCAAAGGATCAACATTACGACTTTCTGATTATCGCGGTCAGTTATTGATCATCGACTTTTGGGCTACCTGGTGTTCCCCATGTGTAGCCATGATCCCTAGAATGGATAGCTTACAAAAGCAATTCGCGGGAAAGTTATCCTTTCTACCGGTGACCACACAAAGCAAAGAAACCGTTCAAAACTTTTACCAGAAGTTCAACCGCCAGCGATCATCCGCCCTGAAGCCTGTACAGGTCGTTGCTGACAGCCAACTGGATGAAATGTTCCCGCACCGCACCCTTCCGCATTATGTCTGGATCGATGGCTCTTCCACCGTCAGGGCGATCACGGAATTCAATGAGATCACAGCATCGCATATCCAGACCTTTCTGGAAACCAATCAGCTGGATGTACAGAAGAAAGAAGACCAGCCCGCGATCGCCTATCAAAATGATAAGCCATTGCTCGTGAATGGTAACGGCGGCGATGGACAGGGATTGATCTACCATTCTGTAATGACGGGATATAATAGCGGCTTGCCGCTGCAACGCGTGATACAGAAAGAACCGAACGGCGGCTACAAAATATTGTGCAAGAATTTAAACGTGCTTCAACTGCTGGCCACAGCTTACGCCGATCAAGGCAAGGACTATCTATTCAACCTGGATAGTATCAAACTAAAAGTTCGTGACCCTCAAAAACTCACCTCCAATGCGATAGGCATGGCCTATGACCAATGGTTACAGTCGGGTAACGGCTATTGCTACGAACTCATCGTCCCGGCGGCGCTTAAAAAAGATGCTTTCGCCATCATGAGAAAGGAAATGGAAAAATTATTCCCTGCCTATGCACCTTCCATGCAAAGCAAGACGGAAGCCTGTCTTATCCTACAGCAGATCGACCCCGGCGTTATGTCCCGCTCAAAGGGCGGTGAATATCGCGTTTCTGTGGACGCTTTCGGTGCAGATCTCAACAATGCCTATCTCAAACAATGGGTCGATCAGGTCAATGTTCAACGGTTGACCACACTGCCCATACTTGACAGATCCGGAATAAAAGACCGGATAGACCTGAAGATCAGCAACGGCTTCAAAGATACCAAAGTATTGAACCAGGAACTTCGGAGCTATGGACTTCAGCTGATCGCAGGTACACGAACCGTCCCTTTATTGATCGTTGAAGATCGCTAACTACTTGATCAACCTTACTCACATGAAATATATACTATTTTCTATCATTTTCGTTTCCTGGAGCATAGCCCTTCAGGCACAGCATATCATCAACGGTAAAGTGCTCGGCGGTCCTGACAGCACCGTACTTACCGGTGCAACGATCAAGGTCCTGCCAACCGGCGCGGGTACGGTGACCAATAATGCTGGTGCATTCATGATCAATGCGCCATTGTCAAGCAGGCTCCTGATCAGATATCTCGGGTTCAAACCCTTGGAATATATCGTAGGTTCCGGTCAAGACCACAACCTGATCTTTCTCCTGCAACCTGACCCGGCACAACTAAAGGAAGTCGTCATTTCAACCGGCTACCAGGAATTGCCCAAAGAGCGTGCGACCGGCTCATTCGTACAGGTAGACCAGCCATTACTCAACCGTAGCGTCAGTACCAGCGTGATCGATCGCTTGGCAGATGTGGTGCCGGGCCTGACCTTTAACAAAGTAGGCAATAAGGTATCGGAGCAGACGGCCATTTCCATCAGGGGACAAAGCACTCTTTTTGCGCAAACATCTCCGCTGATCATATTAGACAATTATCCATATGACGGAGATATCAACAATATCAATCCGAATGATGTAGAAGGTGTCACGATACTCAAAGATGCTGCCGCCGCCTCCATATGGGGGGCCAGGGCGGGCAACGGCGTCATTGTGATCACGACCAAAAAAGGCCGGTATAACCAGGCGACCAATGTCTCATTCAACAGCAACGTGACCGTTGGCCAAAGACCGGATGCCTTTTATTCGCCGGTGATGAGTGTGTCAGATTTCATAGAAACTGAAAAAACGCTGTTTTCCAAAGGATATTACAATAATCAGGAACGCAATGCCAATAAGATCGCATTGACCCCAGTTGTAGAACTACTGATCGCTAAGCGTGATGGAAAGATGAGCGCCGTTCAAACGGATGCAGCCATAGAGGCGTTAAGGTCAAAAGATGTCCGGAAAAACTACGAACGATACCTGTATCAGCCATCCATCAACCAACAATACAGCTTAAGTATCAACGGTGGATCCGCCGGACAGAAGTTTTATTTGTCTGCCGGCTACGATCATAACCGTAACAGCACCGTTGGCAACGGATATGAACGGATGACCCTGGATGCTAATCACAGTTACTTATTGGCCAATAAAAAACTGACGATCAATTCCAGTCTATTCATTTCCTACAGCAACACTCCTCAAAACGGCCTTGCTCTTTCCGCATTGAATTATGCTACCGGAAAATTACTTTACCCGTATGCAAGCCTGGCCGATGAACAAGGCAACGGATTAGCGGTCACACATACTTACCGTGATGCCTTCCTGCGATCCGCAAATGCGAACGGTTTACTGGACTGGCAATACAAACCATTAGAAGAACTCTCCGTAGCAGATCAGCGTACGGGTCTTCAGAACATCCGAACGAATATCAATCTGAAATACAATTTAGCGACAGGCTTGAGTGCTCAACTACTATATCAGTTCGATCAACTTAACTCGAATTATCGGAATCTACAATCTGTAGCCAGCTGGTATACCCGCGATCAGATCAACAGGCTTTCGATCCTGAACAGTGACGGCAGTATCACCCGGCCCGTTCCCTTAGGGGGGATCCTAGACATCAGGCACAGTACTACCAACAGCCATAACCTCCGCTTTCAAACGGATTACTATCGGAACTGGACATCTGCGCATCAGCTCAACCTGCTTGCCGGGGCTGAGGTACGTGATATTCACGCCGCCGGGAGCAGTTACCGTTATTACGGCTATGATAATGAGCATGCCAGCAGCCAGCCTGTCGACTACATCAGTACGTTCACTTCATTCGTCAATCCGGCATCCAGAAGTAACAAGATACAGAACAACGATGCGTTGACCGATCTGACCGACCGCTTTGTTTCCTATTATGCCAACGGTTCGTATACCTACCAGCAACGCTATATTCTGACGGGCAGTATTCGGCTCGATCAGAGTAATCTGTTCGGCGTGTCGGCCAATCAAAAAGGCACCCCGCTTTATTCGGCAGGACTGAGCTGGAATATCAGTGATGAACCGTTCTATAAAGTGAACTGGTTGCCATCGCTTCGCCTGCGTTTTACCTATGGCAGCAACGGGAATGTCGACCGCACACTTTCGGCTTACACGACGGCATTCTATTACAATGCAAGCAATTCGTACCTCAATTTGCCTTATGCAGTGATCGCTAATCCACCCAATCCGGAACTGCGTTGGGAAAGAGTGAATATCGCCAACTTAGGTCTTGATTTCGAAGCACTGAACGCCAGGATAACCGGTATGGTCGAGTACTACACCAAAGCGGGTAAGGACCTGATCGGCAATGCACCGCTGGCACCGCAGACCGGTGTGGCCCAGTTCAAAGGAAATACGGCGAATACGCAGGGGAAAGGTGTCGATCTTACGCTAACGGCTAAGAATCTAAATGGTGCTTTCAAATGGCATACCACTTACCTGTTCACTTGGTCCAAAGATATCGTCAGTAAATACCTGCTTGGATCGACGAACACCTCGCGTGATTATCTTTCAGGCCTCTACAGTACGATGCCGACCGAAGGCAAGCCCCTTTACGGTGTTTACAGTTATCCATGGGCCGGTCTTGATCCGGCGACCGGAGACCCACAGGGATATCTGAACGGCGTCGTAAGTAAAGACTATGGTGGAATCATTGCAGCCTCAACGAAGGACAATATCACTTACCATGGCTCGGCTCGCCCGGTAACTTACGGTGCATTGCGTAACACCTTTTCCTTGGGTAATTTTTCCGTCTCAGCCAATATCACTTATCGATTGGGCTATTTCGTGCGCCTGTCTTCCATTCAATATGCTACGGTGCTGTCAGGACTTGGCGGGCATGGAGACTATAGTGATCGCTGGCAACGACCCGGCGATGAACAACGAACGCAAATCCCGTCGATGCCTTCAGTGATCAATACTAACCGCGATAATTTTTATACCTATTCTTCAGCACTTGTAGCGAAGGGAGACCATATCCGTTTACAGGATATTACCGCATCTTATGAACTGACACGGAAGCATTGGCGAAAACTTCCTTTCAAAACTTTGCGCATTTACGGCTATGCTAATAATCTCGGTATCCTGTGGAAAGCGATGAAAGGTGACCTAGACCCTGATGCCGTGAACGGCGATACGCTACCGTTACCTAAGACCATTGCCTTGGGACTCAAAGCTGACCTTTAAATCTCAGATCATG harbors:
- a CDS encoding lantibiotic dehydratase; translation: MYQYNVYPKIFIRTPTHDYKGYKLSTDISRKHDSHLLVAFALANPIFFTLRSDQPIDTTSPKELLSYNKYINRLTFRPTPFGAFASFSVGSWGKDKSIELVSLEQAQLHLNLDQQVALQLGAKLLQERSVDDQRFSVNPTLYKMGKEYRFLTTRQVSGSSKLLFELDSFQVDKLVDRVIELCVQISPEGSAIIKLITDTIQCDLAMAQEYLSFLTDAQILVNLERPYLVGPDHLTSLLDNNTLARSPLRSNLKDLIERMKDLTIVDFNRLQDLNQELQKLLNSDISYKNYFYAGLERRVISGSLDHQYQDQIKASLEALRVLSLPSSPERLNDFIRQFEARYERRKVPLLIALDPESGINYTASGVQLIGDELLNEIVFERSATGPVTLQWTAAHRLLLRKWNALKDGDRIICITPDDIAELNEGLSDTLPTPASISVMFRVLDDHLYIESAGGISATALIGRFTLWSPEVHQIAQETAALEQKSNPEMIFAELGQLSDTHADNINRRLPVYPYEILINAPSVLPQENQLPLSDLLLSVVNGRLVLESRRLGRQIIPRLSSAYNYNRNEFAPFQLLCDLQYQGLHSNFDLDMARYFPGMGHYPRVIFGDTILYRATWSLSADDIRQLTTGPKDATLLLFDRYRQEWHWPAVISLKRHDQYLVFHLDRSEDVLFLRDCLKGSTSAVIQEFFLPVKPVVSADGKGLVDQFVAFLYRSDQIYHTVRTPSEASRQLVVRNYLLGSKWLYLKLYCQPSLANDLLAQKISPLLKKVNADRPTNWFFVRYRDSQYHIRLRIKVDEGNLGRVLTLFQKALAGDVGQHLIREYQADTYRRELERYGADMINEVEVFSGLSSALILKYIYQLQQKRTEVSYHSLAFSSVENLLEIFLPDLKDRVGFCEQMSLTFQSEFSGQRSLRIDLDRKYRDLRTDITQVLSSPDHYAKLGLLQEQQKLTNGARRFSKKIRRFGHERRIGLIADLIHMHLNRLFVDDQRRQELVVYHCLYKHSLSRLARGRSA
- a CDS encoding LytTR family DNA-binding domain-containing protein, which codes for MLRCYIIDDEYHSVEILISYIAQTPGLELAGYATNPLTALNDITGVHPPDVTFLDVEMPELSGMEVAGLVKPYTTVIFTTSFREFAVEAFEKEAFDFLPKPISYARFRQSISRIQRDQEKKITSQQREFFFVKSDVRGKMVKVAIKDIIYVEGAQNYIKIHLTTGNMMPYLTINEIEEYLPSTQFARIHQSFIVNNEFVKAVEPGRVILINDHSLNIGRYYKDAYLKKIKGDLLISRRKY
- a CDS encoding SusC/RagA family TonB-linked outer membrane protein: MKYILFSIIFVSWSIALQAQHIINGKVLGGPDSTVLTGATIKVLPTGAGTVTNNAGAFMINAPLSSRLLIRYLGFKPLEYIVGSGQDHNLIFLLQPDPAQLKEVVISTGYQELPKERATGSFVQVDQPLLNRSVSTSVIDRLADVVPGLTFNKVGNKVSEQTAISIRGQSTLFAQTSPLIILDNYPYDGDINNINPNDVEGVTILKDAAAASIWGARAGNGVIVITTKKGRYNQATNVSFNSNVTVGQRPDAFYSPVMSVSDFIETEKTLFSKGYYNNQERNANKIALTPVVELLIAKRDGKMSAVQTDAAIEALRSKDVRKNYERYLYQPSINQQYSLSINGGSAGQKFYLSAGYDHNRNSTVGNGYERMTLDANHSYLLANKKLTINSSLFISYSNTPQNGLALSALNYATGKLLYPYASLADEQGNGLAVTHTYRDAFLRSANANGLLDWQYKPLEELSVADQRTGLQNIRTNINLKYNLATGLSAQLLYQFDQLNSNYRNLQSVASWYTRDQINRLSILNSDGSITRPVPLGGILDIRHSTTNSHNLRFQTDYYRNWTSAHQLNLLAGAEVRDIHAAGSSYRYYGYDNEHASSQPVDYISTFTSFVNPASRSNKIQNNDALTDLTDRFVSYYANGSYTYQQRYILTGSIRLDQSNLFGVSANQKGTPLYSAGLSWNISDEPFYKVNWLPSLRLRFTYGSNGNVDRTLSAYTTAFYYNASNSYLNLPYAVIANPPNPELRWERVNIANLGLDFEALNARITGMVEYYTKAGKDLIGNAPLAPQTGVAQFKGNTANTQGKGVDLTLTAKNLNGAFKWHTTYLFTWSKDIVSKYLLGSTNTSRDYLSGLYSTMPTEGKPLYGVYSYPWAGLDPATGDPQGYLNGVVSKDYGGIIAASTKDNITYHGSARPVTYGALRNTFSLGNFSVSANITYRLGYFVRLSSIQYATVLSGLGGHGDYSDRWQRPGDEQRTQIPSMPSVINTNRDNFYTYSSALVAKGDHIRLQDITASYELTRKHWRKLPFKTLRIYGYANNLGILWKAMKGDLDPDAVNGDTLPLPKTIALGLKADL
- a CDS encoding TlpA disulfide reductase family protein, whose protein sequence is MKKTILIIAMAALCLNFESSAQQSKAPTYKIGDRIPDITIKNVLNAKGSTLRLSDYRGQLLIIDFWATWCSPCVAMIPRMDSLQKQFAGKLSFLPVTTQSKETVQNFYQKFNRQRSSALKPVQVVADSQLDEMFPHRTLPHYVWIDGSSTVRAITEFNEITASHIQTFLETNQLDVQKKEDQPAIAYQNDKPLLVNGNGGDGQGLIYHSVMTGYNSGLPLQRVIQKEPNGGYKILCKNLNVLQLLATAYADQGKDYLFNLDSIKLKVRDPQKLTSNAIGMAYDQWLQSGNGYCYELIVPAALKKDAFAIMRKEMEKLFPAYAPSMQSKTEACLILQQIDPGVMSRSKGGEYRVSVDAFGADLNNAYLKQWVDQVNVQRLTTLPILDRSGIKDRIDLKISNGFKDTKVLNQELRSYGLQLIAGTRTVPLLIVEDR
- a CDS encoding helix-turn-helix transcriptional regulator is translated as MKEVSRTIIGRNVKAIRLSLGFSLLKFSLATGISKASLVNVESGKNGYNLNLLDNILKFTNFTLTKLANETFKPNKNLREELLEKHKFNKDVQSYFFDQAPEIVYAIKHKLLSSDFFQSPREIREVRAYFESLGWHYKGTSISNALKRLNTQVLITAHPVKKNTFLYKSKQIM
- a CDS encoding histidine kinase is translated as MGGWLLFIAYEVGFISLSTQTQLALKELVVYYALNITLFYVHALLIMPTGIASRRPYLWLPMLILAELLIYLLIKNQLDRWLSEPSITDRSSYLAIKRFLVYNTFRGIYISGIATLYWAIRRMIRFIRIAHISETEKLKVLKDKAELERDLIEAQNAHLRLQINPHFLFNTLNFIHNTYYKTAREASECIVLLAEILRFALEDQDKDGKILVSHEAEQIVNFIELNQVRYDHTLNLRFTTDGDLRRNRLIPLILLTLTENVFKHAYLKDQQHPATIHLSIDADHTLHFRTWNIKRQQSAVKRLRSLGIDNVIKRLDHYYPDQYQLTINNREDTYELHLTVHLC